From the Bdellovibrio reynosensis genome, one window contains:
- the purN gene encoding phosphoribosylglycinamide formyltransferase produces MNPVRVAIFASGTGSNAMALINKAKELPNSSLTIEFVLSDKLNAPVLEKAKNAGVRTYLIEKKQTREQHEAEILGVLREHHVDWVLLAGYMRLVSGSFLKQLSQWHDGHSQVVNIHPSLLPEYPGKDSIARAHTDKAEKTGVTIHLVDEGMDTGSILLQEALFLNPHHPLQTWAEEIHRLEHKMYTRFLQDLAFKKHPTNHFQETY; encoded by the coding sequence ATGAATCCAGTTCGTGTAGCTATCTTTGCTTCGGGTACTGGTTCCAATGCCATGGCCTTAATTAATAAAGCAAAAGAGCTTCCGAATTCGTCTTTGACGATCGAGTTCGTCCTTTCCGATAAATTAAATGCTCCTGTTTTGGAAAAAGCTAAAAATGCGGGTGTAAGAACCTATCTGATCGAAAAAAAGCAAACCCGCGAACAACATGAAGCAGAAATTCTTGGCGTTCTTCGCGAACACCATGTTGATTGGGTTTTGTTAGCGGGATATATGCGCCTGGTTTCTGGCTCTTTTTTAAAGCAACTTAGCCAGTGGCATGACGGTCATTCGCAAGTTGTGAACATTCATCCCTCTTTGCTTCCAGAGTATCCAGGCAAAGACTCCATAGCCCGTGCCCACACAGATAAAGCAGAAAAAACAGGCGTAACCATTCATCTCGTTGATGAAGGCATGGATACCGGAAGCATTCTTTTACAAGAAGCCCTATTTTTAAATCCACACCATCCACTGCAAACATGGGCTGAAGAAATTCATCGTCTAGAACATAAAATGTACACCAGGTTTTTACAGGATCTTGCCTTTAAAAAACATCCGACAAATCATTTTCAGGAGACTTATTAA
- a CDS encoding phosphoribosylformylglycinamidine synthase subunit PurL produces the protein MKRISVRSLYDHSTENALKKAFEKEAPLSDLRLRRVYWLVEKNPGFAKELKLETLMDKIFFDPVAEEIEHGFQEFNPAATYVEIRFLAGVTDNLARSATEALMLFAPNTANSWQEFGIEAHSGWQVEIQGDYSKAQIEKIMFQSLANPLLNKLEIARGGDLQKNNPWQNFTNFWNSPKIENRKLELFDLTEEVLNKINSERGLALSDEEIQTIIAHFTNPELTKSRQALGWANKVTEVELECLAQTWSEHCKHKIFAAEVDYTEEKGDFPALGAKKITSLYKSYIQKATKDLESCGYLVSVFKDNAGIVDFDKNLNVCVKVETHNSPSALDPFGGALTGILGVNRDILGCGLGAKPIANTDVFCLSKKDLFPGTEASQRPELLKDPGVIFRGVHQGVEEGGNQSGIPTVNGSFYFASEFAAKPLIFVGSLGIMPKKVDNRPSEEKRIEAGDLIVVAGGRLGKDGVHGATFSSLALHDQVSSNVVQIGDSITQKRLLDFTLQARDKGYIQAITDNGAGGVSSSIGEMAQFSGGAKLDLSQHPLKYNGLEYWEMLVSESQERMSYAIKPTDLKAFMQLAHDMGVEASVLGEFTNSGSFEVHHGSTMLASLDLHFLHEGLSRMKVPAHFEGAKEYKEYFRATPKKEIPAQDSEGLVTALKTVLASPNVASREPLVRYYDHEVQGATRLKPYGGLTQQGANDAGVIDLGVHGGEENNAVAVSNGLCPQFSYYDTYLMAQKAVDESVRNLVATGVNPEKMALVDNFCWPDPIGKASNPDAQHKMAQLVRACAGLYDAAQSFKAPFVSGKDSMKNDFIGKTKDGNTVKISVPPTLLVTAIGQIPDAKKVTPGFFQEAGDEIYLVGKLTQSLYASALAQEYKTQETNPEYPDLNANQELYKKIFQANSKTLIKSCHDISEGGLMTAIAESCFGNNLGAKLNLQNLKWNHLWSETGSLFVMSVAPENKAAFEQHFAGICLKLGEVTNTANLEWNFANTSAQVSISELRNIWSKGVENVYEA, from the coding sequence ATGAAAAGAATCTCAGTCCGAAGTCTTTACGACCACAGCACTGAAAACGCCCTTAAAAAGGCTTTCGAAAAAGAAGCTCCACTAAGTGATTTACGCCTTAGACGCGTATACTGGCTCGTAGAAAAAAATCCTGGGTTTGCTAAAGAACTAAAACTTGAAACGTTAATGGATAAAATTTTCTTTGATCCGGTTGCTGAAGAAATCGAACACGGTTTTCAAGAATTCAACCCAGCAGCTACATATGTAGAAATTCGCTTCTTAGCCGGGGTCACTGACAACCTGGCTCGCTCTGCCACAGAAGCCTTAATGCTGTTTGCGCCCAATACTGCAAACTCATGGCAAGAGTTTGGAATTGAAGCCCATAGCGGCTGGCAAGTGGAAATCCAGGGGGATTACTCGAAAGCTCAAATTGAAAAGATCATGTTTCAATCCCTGGCAAATCCCTTATTAAATAAACTTGAAATCGCCCGAGGTGGTGACCTTCAAAAAAACAATCCTTGGCAAAACTTCACTAATTTCTGGAACTCGCCAAAGATCGAAAACCGTAAGTTAGAGCTTTTTGATCTAACTGAAGAGGTTTTAAACAAAATCAATTCAGAGCGCGGCCTAGCCCTTAGCGATGAAGAAATTCAAACCATCATCGCTCATTTCACTAATCCAGAATTAACCAAGTCACGCCAAGCCCTAGGCTGGGCCAATAAAGTTACCGAAGTGGAATTAGAGTGCCTGGCGCAAACCTGGAGCGAACACTGTAAACACAAAATTTTTGCTGCAGAAGTGGACTACACAGAAGAAAAGGGGGACTTCCCAGCCCTAGGAGCCAAAAAGATCACGAGTCTTTATAAAAGCTATATTCAAAAAGCGACTAAGGACCTTGAAAGCTGCGGTTATCTAGTTTCTGTTTTTAAAGACAATGCCGGCATCGTAGATTTCGACAAAAACCTTAACGTATGTGTGAAAGTCGAAACCCACAACAGTCCTTCGGCCCTTGATCCTTTCGGTGGGGCACTTACCGGAATCTTAGGCGTCAACCGCGACATTCTTGGTTGCGGCCTTGGTGCAAAACCCATCGCTAACACCGACGTGTTCTGTCTTTCTAAAAAAGATTTATTCCCAGGAACGGAGGCCTCACAACGTCCTGAACTTCTAAAAGATCCAGGCGTTATTTTCCGCGGTGTCCATCAAGGTGTTGAAGAAGGCGGAAATCAAAGCGGTATTCCGACTGTCAACGGCAGCTTCTATTTCGCCTCTGAATTCGCGGCAAAACCCTTAATCTTCGTGGGCTCTTTAGGAATCATGCCGAAGAAAGTGGACAACCGTCCTTCAGAAGAAAAAAGAATTGAAGCTGGTGATCTTATCGTCGTAGCTGGTGGTCGTCTTGGCAAAGACGGCGTTCATGGTGCAACCTTCAGTTCCCTTGCACTTCACGATCAAGTTTCATCAAACGTCGTACAAATCGGCGATAGCATCACTCAAAAGCGTCTTTTAGATTTCACACTACAGGCTCGTGATAAAGGTTATATCCAAGCCATCACAGACAACGGCGCTGGTGGCGTAAGTTCCTCTATCGGTGAAATGGCCCAATTCTCTGGCGGGGCAAAATTAGATCTTAGTCAGCATCCCCTAAAATATAACGGTCTAGAATACTGGGAAATGCTAGTGAGCGAATCCCAAGAGCGAATGTCCTACGCTATCAAACCCACTGATCTAAAAGCCTTCATGCAGCTTGCCCATGACATGGGTGTGGAAGCCAGCGTTTTAGGTGAATTTACAAACTCTGGCAGCTTCGAAGTTCATCACGGGTCAACCATGCTAGCTTCCTTAGACTTACACTTCTTGCATGAAGGTTTAAGTCGCATGAAAGTACCAGCGCACTTCGAGGGTGCGAAAGAATATAAAGAGTACTTTAGAGCGACCCCGAAAAAAGAAATTCCAGCACAGGATAGTGAAGGACTTGTCACAGCTTTAAAAACAGTTCTAGCTTCACCAAACGTAGCTTCCCGCGAACCATTGGTCAGATACTACGATCACGAAGTTCAAGGTGCTACAAGATTAAAACCCTACGGCGGCTTGACCCAACAAGGTGCCAACGATGCGGGTGTTATTGATCTAGGTGTACACGGCGGTGAAGAAAATAATGCCGTAGCAGTTTCAAATGGTCTTTGCCCTCAGTTTTCCTATTACGACACTTATCTTATGGCGCAAAAAGCTGTGGATGAGTCAGTAAGAAATCTTGTGGCGACTGGAGTAAATCCAGAAAAAATGGCCTTGGTGGATAATTTCTGCTGGCCAGATCCCATTGGCAAAGCAAGCAATCCCGATGCCCAACACAAAATGGCGCAGTTAGTGCGCGCGTGCGCCGGACTTTACGATGCGGCTCAGTCTTTCAAAGCTCCATTTGTCAGCGGCAAAGACAGTATGAAAAACGATTTCATTGGTAAAACCAAAGACGGCAACACTGTCAAAATTTCGGTGCCACCGACGTTATTAGTAACAGCCATCGGTCAAATTCCTGACGCTAAAAAAGTAACTCCCGGATTTTTCCAAGAGGCAGGCGATGAAATCTACCTTGTCGGAAAATTGACACAAAGTTTGTACGCTTCTGCGCTGGCTCAGGAATATAAAACTCAAGAAACCAATCCTGAGTATCCTGATCTGAACGCAAATCAAGAACTCTACAAAAAGATATTCCAAGCAAATTCAAAAACTCTAATTAAATCCTGCCACGACATCTCTGAAGGCGGATTGATGACAGCAATAGCTGAATCCTGCTTCGGAAATAATCTAGGCGCAAAGTTGAACCTGCAAAACTTAAAATGGAATCATTTATGGTCTGAAACAGGTTCATTGTTTGTTATGAGCGTTGCACCTGAAAACAAAGCGGCCTTTGAACAGCATTTCGCAGGGATTTGTCTAAAACTGGGTGAAGTCACAAACACGGCAAACCTTGAATGGAATTTCGCAAATACATCAGCACAAGTATCGATTTCCGAATTAAGAAATATTTGGTCTAAGGGGGTAGAAAATGTCTATGAAGCCTAA
- a CDS encoding phosphoribosylformylglycinamidine synthase subunit PurQ, giving the protein MSMKPKFLVLWGDGINCENETARAIDLAGGEACKVHVNELLKNPKSLHDYQAMVFPGGFSFGDHLGSGQILSLKLENTLKEELQKFVKTQPVLGICNGFQTLIRLGLLPDADFQRTCALVKNEQGHFIDRWVEMERDEKSSCVWTKSLPKNFVLPIRHGEGRFICKEESTLKRLLEKHQAVLKYTENVNGAQAQIAGVCDSSGLVFALMPHPEAALHDWHLPFAGKAWGLEFFKSAVEFLRSK; this is encoded by the coding sequence ATGTCTATGAAGCCTAAGTTTTTAGTCCTTTGGGGTGATGGAATTAATTGTGAAAATGAAACTGCGCGCGCTATCGATCTAGCGGGTGGGGAAGCTTGCAAGGTTCACGTCAATGAACTTCTGAAAAATCCAAAAAGTCTGCACGACTATCAAGCGATGGTTTTCCCCGGGGGATTTTCCTTCGGAGATCACCTAGGCAGCGGACAAATTTTATCTTTAAAACTAGAAAACACTTTAAAAGAAGAATTGCAAAAGTTCGTAAAAACGCAACCCGTTCTAGGAATCTGCAACGGCTTTCAAACTTTGATTCGTCTTGGCCTTTTGCCTGATGCTGACTTTCAAAGAACCTGCGCGCTGGTAAAAAACGAACAAGGTCATTTTATCGATCGTTGGGTGGAAATGGAAAGGGATGAAAAGTCCTCGTGTGTATGGACGAAGTCTTTACCTAAAAATTTCGTTTTGCCAATTCGCCACGGTGAAGGCCGCTTTATCTGCAAAGAAGAAAGCACTTTAAAGCGCCTTCTAGAAAAACATCAAGCCGTTTTGAAATACACCGAAAACGTAAACGGAGCCCAAGCCCAAATTGCCGGCGTCTGCGATAGTTCAGGTCTTGTCTTCGCTTTGATGCCTCACCCGGAAGCGGCCCTTCACGACTGGCACCTGCCCTTCGCAGGTAAAGCTTGGGGCTTAGAATTTTTTAAAAGTGCTGTTGAATTTTTAAGGAGTAAATAA
- the purH gene encoding bifunctional phosphoribosylaminoimidazolecarboxamide formyltransferase/IMP cyclohydrolase, which translates to MAQIRRALLSVSDKTGLLDLAKALAAQNVELIASGGTAKTLQEAGYQVTPVENLSGKGEAFQGRMKTISFEIASSLLFRREDPQDIAQAKDLNIEPIDLLVVNLYPFHETLAKQGGFQECIENIDIGGPTLLRAGAKNFRSVTVLCEPAQYPQFISEFTESKGATTFEFRQKCAAQVYTMTAFYDLAIAGYLNQQAGAGLRYGENPHQKAFVLKDPFQEGLAHSRSLQGKEMSYNNYLDADFALKTLQDVHSWQGGKALPTAVVVKHNTPCGLALAETPLRALEKAWKGDEKSSFGGIIALNFPVTDELAAFFSEKFVEVILAPSFTDSAREKLKKNCRIMEVGTQAKNSWQVRSIEGGLLVQQQDTFDLSNMKVVTAKTFADDKKRLASFAMLAVKNLKSNAIAICSQDGPEFELTTMGSGQTNRIDCIEKLITSRLEDKKITDVSEVVLASDAFFPFADSVQVAAKLGVKYIIQPGGSVKDSEVIAEADRLGIAMMFTGRRHFLH; encoded by the coding sequence ATGGCTCAAATCCGTCGCGCCCTTTTAAGCGTCTCTGATAAAACAGGCTTACTAGATTTAGCAAAAGCCTTAGCTGCACAAAACGTAGAGCTTATCGCCAGTGGAGGAACTGCCAAAACTTTGCAAGAAGCTGGTTACCAAGTTACTCCCGTAGAAAATCTAAGCGGCAAAGGCGAAGCCTTCCAAGGCCGCATGAAAACCATCAGCTTTGAAATCGCTTCTTCCTTACTTTTCAGAAGAGAAGACCCCCAAGACATCGCCCAAGCAAAAGATTTAAATATCGAGCCGATTGATTTGTTGGTGGTAAATCTTTATCCATTCCATGAAACCTTGGCAAAACAAGGCGGCTTCCAAGAATGCATTGAAAACATCGATATCGGCGGACCAACATTGCTTAGAGCCGGGGCGAAAAACTTCCGCTCTGTCACAGTACTTTGCGAACCCGCTCAGTATCCTCAATTTATTAGTGAGTTCACTGAAAGCAAAGGCGCAACAACTTTTGAATTCCGCCAAAAATGCGCTGCTCAAGTTTACACAATGACGGCATTCTATGATCTAGCTATCGCCGGATACTTAAACCAGCAAGCGGGAGCCGGGCTTCGCTATGGCGAAAATCCTCACCAAAAAGCTTTTGTTCTAAAAGATCCATTCCAAGAGGGCCTTGCCCACAGTCGCTCGTTACAAGGTAAGGAAATGTCTTACAATAATTACCTTGATGCCGACTTTGCTTTAAAGACTTTGCAAGACGTGCATAGCTGGCAAGGTGGAAAGGCTTTACCAACTGCGGTCGTGGTGAAACATAATACGCCTTGCGGATTGGCTTTAGCTGAAACTCCGTTGCGCGCTTTAGAAAAAGCCTGGAAAGGTGACGAGAAAAGCTCGTTCGGTGGTATCATAGCTTTAAATTTCCCAGTGACTGACGAACTGGCAGCATTCTTCTCCGAAAAATTCGTGGAAGTGATCCTAGCTCCGTCATTCACCGACAGCGCCCGCGAAAAACTTAAAAAGAACTGCCGAATCATGGAAGTCGGCACCCAAGCTAAGAATTCATGGCAAGTAAGAAGCATCGAAGGCGGACTTTTAGTTCAACAGCAAGACACCTTCGATCTTTCAAATATGAAAGTCGTTACTGCGAAAACGTTCGCTGACGATAAAAAGCGCCTGGCTTCTTTCGCGATGCTTGCAGTGAAAAACCTTAAAAGCAATGCCATCGCAATTTGCAGCCAAGACGGACCAGAGTTCGAATTAACCACCATGGGTTCAGGCCAAACCAATCGTATCGATTGCATCGAAAAGCTAATCACTTCGCGCTTAGAAGATAAAAAGATCACAGACGTTTCAGAGGTGGTTCTAGCCTCTGACGCTTTTTTCCCTTTTGCTGACTCGGTCCAAGTAGCAGCAAAACTGGGGGTAAAATACATCATTCAACCAGGTGGTTCCGTGAAGGATTCAGAAGTCATAGCCGAAGCAGACCGCTTAGGTATCGCCATGATGTTCACAGGTCGCCGTCACTTTTTACACTAA
- the purM gene encoding phosphoribosylformylglycinamidine cyclo-ligase, producing MKSVDYKEAGVDITKADAFVERIKNLVPTTFNDQVLQGIGGFAAVYKLSEDRYLASCTDGVGTKLKLAQKLNKHHGIGIDLVAMCVNDLLCVGAKPLFFLDYMAFGKLDTKVSEELIAGMVDGCRQSGMALIGGETAEMPGVYQDGEYDLAGFSVGDLTPQEMFNDKNMSEGDVLIGIASSGFHSNGYSLLRTLVDDSETELQEQLLVPTKIYVETYSQLRKKFPQGFLGAAHMTGGGVENIPRMSENFDFNVNFWPAVTELAPVFKPILQRVDLSQEELFRTFNMGIGLTILVKKEVATEVLNHLHENRIKAWTLGDIKSGSGQLNMNVEWKLN from the coding sequence ATGAAATCCGTAGACTATAAAGAAGCTGGCGTCGATATCACAAAAGCGGACGCCTTCGTTGAAAGAATTAAAAACCTAGTGCCAACAACCTTCAATGACCAAGTCCTACAAGGCATCGGTGGCTTTGCTGCAGTTTACAAACTAAGCGAAGACAGATACTTGGCTTCATGTACTGATGGCGTAGGAACCAAGCTTAAACTAGCGCAGAAATTAAACAAACATCACGGCATCGGTATTGATCTAGTCGCGATGTGCGTGAATGACCTTTTATGTGTAGGCGCAAAGCCTTTGTTCTTTTTAGATTACATGGCCTTCGGAAAACTCGACACCAAAGTCAGTGAAGAACTGATTGCGGGCATGGTCGATGGTTGCCGTCAGTCGGGTATGGCCTTGATCGGTGGCGAAACTGCAGAAATGCCAGGGGTTTACCAAGACGGCGAATACGACTTAGCTGGATTCAGCGTTGGCGACTTAACTCCACAAGAAATGTTCAATGATAAAAATATGTCGGAAGGTGACGTTCTAATCGGTATCGCCTCTAGCGGCTTCCACTCGAACGGCTATTCACTATTAAGAACGCTCGTCGACGACAGCGAAACAGAACTGCAAGAACAGCTCTTAGTCCCAACAAAGATTTACGTAGAAACCTACAGCCAGCTTCGCAAAAAATTCCCCCAGGGCTTTTTAGGCGCAGCCCACATGACCGGCGGAGGGGTTGAAAACATCCCACGCATGAGCGAAAACTTCGATTTCAACGTGAACTTCTGGCCCGCAGTCACAGAGCTTGCTCCGGTATTTAAGCCTATTTTGCAAAGAGTAGATTTAAGTCAGGAAGAGTTATTTAGAACTTTCAACATGGGAATCGGTTTAACAATCCTAGTGAAAAAAGAAGTAGCGACAGAAGTTTTAAATCACCTCCACGAAAACAGAATCAAAGCGTGGACTCTGGGTGACATCAAATCGGGGAGTGGCCAACTAAACATGAACGTGGAATGGAAACTAAATTAA
- a CDS encoding choice-of-anchor D domain-containing protein, giving the protein MRSRLTAFRTLLSIATFECLEKYFDTHFAFLKNEDNKEVLMKYFLLALLTLSLSAPALGNESPTEASGPSPLSANQTLEINGIEEEDDVSAQVRYLFYNFGRVQLYDSESQRFYIRNTGRLPVYINDIDVNGSGFWANENCPSLLWPGFRCSIRVTFRPNHIGIHNGRLNIWLTGAEDVVIYLRGRGVWGF; this is encoded by the coding sequence ATGAGATCACGTTTGACAGCGTTCCGGACCTTACTTTCTATTGCAACCTTTGAATGCTTGGAAAAATATTTTGATACTCATTTTGCATTCCTAAAAAATGAAGACAACAAGGAGGTGCTCATGAAATATTTCCTTTTAGCTCTACTAACTCTTTCGCTGTCGGCGCCGGCACTGGGGAATGAATCCCCTACTGAAGCGTCAGGCCCGTCGCCCCTGAGTGCTAATCAAACGTTAGAAATTAATGGCATTGAAGAAGAAGATGATGTTTCGGCGCAAGTCCGATACCTTTTCTACAACTTCGGGCGGGTTCAACTTTATGATTCAGAATCTCAAAGATTCTATATCAGGAATACGGGGCGATTACCTGTATATATCAACGACATCGACGTCAATGGCAGCGGTTTTTGGGCAAATGAAAACTGTCCTAGTCTGCTTTGGCCCGGCTTTCGATGTTCTATTCGGGTGACTTTCCGACCTAACCATATCGGCATTCACAACGGCCGTCTAAACATCTGGCTTACCGGAGCCGAAGACGTAGTCATTTACTTACGAGGCCGAGGTGTCTGGGGATTCTAA
- the pyrF gene encoding orotidine-5'-phosphate decarboxylase, with amino-acid sequence MNKNHRASPMKNPIILALDVDTRDQALKIADDLREIVGGFKLGPRLCLRYGMEFVKEVAQRGPIFLDNKHFDIPSTMEAAVRASFDAGASLVTVHALSGLEALKRMAAVEKELNQIRPFKILAVTILTSWDQNSLPGNMKTQPIAQHVTELVSLVKSAGLTSVVCSPHELDLLQNQDLYLVTPGIRFSMQDSGDQKRIMDPKEALRKGASALVVGRPILEAKDIKETATDFVMAVYEEK; translated from the coding sequence ATGAATAAAAACCACCGCGCCAGCCCCATGAAAAATCCGATCATTCTAGCTCTTGATGTCGACACTCGTGATCAGGCATTAAAAATTGCCGACGACCTCAGAGAGATTGTAGGCGGATTTAAATTAGGGCCACGTCTGTGCCTGCGCTACGGAATGGAATTTGTAAAAGAGGTCGCCCAGCGAGGGCCCATTTTTCTAGACAATAAACACTTTGATATCCCTTCAACAATGGAAGCTGCCGTTCGCGCAAGCTTCGATGCAGGCGCCTCCCTTGTAACGGTTCATGCTTTGAGTGGCCTTGAAGCCCTAAAAAGAATGGCCGCCGTAGAAAAAGAGCTGAACCAAATTCGCCCCTTTAAAATTCTTGCGGTGACTATTCTGACTTCTTGGGATCAAAACTCTTTACCTGGGAATATGAAGACTCAACCGATCGCACAGCACGTAACTGAACTAGTAAGTTTAGTAAAGTCAGCGGGACTAACCAGCGTGGTTTGTTCCCCTCATGAATTAGACCTTTTACAAAACCAGGATCTTTACCTTGTCACTCCGGGAATTCGCTTTAGTATGCAGGATTCTGGCGATCAAAAACGCATTATGGATCCTAAAGAAGCTCTAAGAAAAGGGGCTTCAGCGTTAGTAGTAGGTCGCCCTATCCTTGAAGCAAAAGACATCAAGGAAACAGCAACTGATTTTGTGATGGCAGTATATGAAGAAAAATAA
- a CDS encoding TrmH family RNA methyltransferase: MKKNNSRPSGKSQSQQRPSQGRQQRPQAGGRPQQNQVSRSENHIPREWRIVIGTHAINEVLKVRPREVKGMWLRQGWENSNDLRDMQALAEKARIKIDIKADQVIEKFGPSQQGAAVFVDGAPDLDIASLEKFEKSVVLMLDGIEDPHNLGAILRTSWLIGAHGVLIPEDRAVGLTPTVHKVACGGVEHVPVEETTNFGKYAEELKKQGYWIFGLSPRGTKSIFELDLPEKVVWAVGSEDKGLRVTTERLCDELVFIPQASSSASYNASVATAMALTETLRQHAARGNRKKS, encoded by the coding sequence ATGAAGAAAAATAATTCTCGTCCTTCTGGTAAATCTCAATCGCAACAACGTCCTTCACAAGGTCGCCAACAACGACCTCAGGCGGGTGGTCGTCCTCAGCAAAATCAGGTTTCCCGCTCTGAAAATCATATACCTCGTGAATGGCGCATCGTTATCGGCACTCACGCTATCAATGAAGTTTTAAAAGTACGTCCCCGCGAAGTAAAAGGCATGTGGTTGCGCCAAGGTTGGGAAAATTCCAATGACTTGCGCGATATGCAGGCCCTAGCCGAAAAGGCTCGCATTAAAATCGACATTAAAGCAGACCAGGTGATCGAAAAATTCGGTCCCTCTCAGCAAGGTGCTGCCGTGTTTGTCGATGGAGCTCCTGATTTAGATATCGCCTCGCTAGAAAAATTCGAGAAATCCGTCGTATTGATGTTAGACGGTATCGAAGACCCTCATAACCTAGGTGCGATCCTAAGAACTTCTTGGTTGATTGGCGCCCACGGGGTCCTAATTCCAGAAGACCGCGCGGTGGGTCTAACTCCGACAGTTCACAAAGTTGCTTGCGGGGGCGTTGAACATGTCCCGGTTGAGGAAACTACAAATTTTGGTAAGTACGCAGAAGAACTAAAGAAACAGGGTTACTGGATCTTCGGATTAAGTCCGCGAGGCACCAAATCCATCTTTGAATTAGACCTTCCCGAAAAAGTTGTTTGGGCGGTGGGTTCAGAAGATAAAGGATTAAGAGTGACAACAGAAAGACTCTGTGATGAATTAGTTTTCATTCCGCAGGCAAGTTCAAGCGCTAGTTACAATGCGTCCGTTGCAACAGCGATGGCGTTAACTGAAACTTTGAGGCAGCACGCGGCGCGCGGAAATCGTAAAAAATCGTAA
- the tuf gene encoding elongation factor Tu, which yields MSKEKFNRNKPHVNIGTIGHVDHGKTTLTAAITTTLAAAGKAQAMSYDQIDKSPEERERGITISTTHVEYETDNRHYAHVDCPGHADYVKNMITGAAQMDGAILVVSSADGPMPQTREHILLARQVGVPALVVFMNKVDMVDDKELLELVELEVRELLSKYEFPGDEIPIVKGSALKALEGDQSEIGRPSIMRLMEACDTYIPEPVRATDKTFLMPVEDVFSISGRGTVVTGRVERGIVKVGDEIEIIGIRPTQKTTVTGIEMFRKLLDEGRAGDNCGVLLRGTKKEEVERGQVLAKPGSVKPHKKFKAEAYILTKEEGGRHTPFFNGYRPQFYFRTTDVTGVCTLKAGTEMVMPGDRVEVSVELIAPIAMEKELRFAIREGGRTVGAGVVTEILE from the coding sequence ATGTCTAAAGAGAAATTTAACCGTAATAAGCCGCATGTGAACATCGGCACAATCGGTCACGTTGACCATGGTAAAACAACTTTGACTGCTGCGATCACTACAACTCTTGCAGCGGCTGGTAAAGCTCAGGCGATGTCTTACGATCAAATCGATAAGTCTCCTGAAGAAAGAGAACGTGGTATCACGATCTCTACAACTCACGTTGAGTACGAAACTGACAATCGTCACTACGCTCACGTTGACTGCCCAGGCCATGCTGACTACGTAAAAAACATGATCACTGGTGCTGCTCAAATGGACGGAGCTATTCTAGTAGTTTCTTCTGCTGACGGTCCAATGCCACAAACTCGTGAACACATCCTTCTTGCTCGTCAAGTAGGTGTACCTGCTCTAGTTGTTTTCATGAACAAAGTAGACATGGTTGACGATAAAGAACTTCTTGAGCTTGTTGAGCTTGAAGTTCGCGAACTTCTTTCTAAATACGAATTCCCTGGTGACGAGATTCCAATAGTTAAGGGTTCTGCTCTTAAAGCTTTGGAAGGTGACCAATCTGAAATCGGTCGTCCTTCAATCATGCGTTTGATGGAAGCTTGCGACACTTACATTCCAGAACCAGTTCGTGCAACTGACAAAACTTTCTTGATGCCTGTAGAGGACGTATTCTCTATCTCTGGTCGTGGTACAGTTGTTACTGGCCGTGTTGAGCGTGGTATCGTTAAAGTTGGTGACGAGATCGAAATCATCGGTATCCGTCCAACTCAAAAAACGACTGTTACTGGTATCGAAATGTTCCGTAAACTTCTTGATGAAGGTCGCGCTGGAGATAACTGCGGTGTTCTTCTTCGTGGTACTAAAAAAGAAGAAGTTGAACGTGGTCAAGTTTTGGCTAAACCAGGTTCAGTTAAACCTCACAAAAAATTCAAAGCTGAGGCTTACATCCTTACTAAAGAAGAAGGTGGACGTCATACTCCATTCTTTAACGGTTACCGTCCTCAATTCTACTTCCGTACAACTGACGTAACAGGCGTTTGTACTTTGAAAGCTGGAACTGAGATGGTTATGCCTGGCGACCGCGTAGAAGTTTCTGTTGAACTTATCGCGCCAATCGCTATGGAAAAAGAGCTTCGCTTTGCGATCCGTGAAGGCGGTCGTACAGTTGGAGCGGGTGTTGTTACTGAAATCCTTGAGTAG